In Clostridium sp. JN-1, one genomic interval encodes:
- the lepB gene encoding signal peptidase I, whose amino-acid sequence MMKELLELGKSIVIAIIAAFLIITFVFETVSVDGHSMDPTLNNKDRLIVEKVSYYFRAPKPGDIVVIKYPANPKEKFIKRVVGVGGDRIKIQNNTLYVNDVPKDEPYILEHTMTDFDEVTVPKNTVFVMGDNRNNSRDSRYPDVGFVDYKMVVGRAAIRIYPFSRFGSLK is encoded by the coding sequence TTGATGAAGGAATTGTTAGAACTTGGTAAATCTATAGTTATAGCTATAATAGCAGCATTTTTAATAATAACCTTTGTATTTGAAACAGTAAGTGTAGACGGTCATTCTATGGATCCAACTCTGAACAATAAAGATAGACTTATAGTTGAAAAAGTAAGTTACTATTTTAGAGCTCCTAAACCAGGAGATATAGTTGTCATTAAATATCCTGCTAATCCAAAAGAAAAATTTATAAAAAGAGTTGTAGGTGTTGGTGGGGATAGAATTAAAATTCAAAATAATACGTTATATGTAAATGATGTACCAAAAGATGAGCCATACATACTTGAACATACAATGACTGATTTTGACGAAGTGACAGTACCTAAAAATACAGTTTTTGTTATGGGTGATAATAGAAATAACAGCAGGGATAGTAGATATCCTGATGTAGGTTTTGTTGATTATAAAATGGTAGTTGGAAGAGCTGCAATAAGAATATACCCGTTTAGTAGATTTGGCAGCTTAAAGTAA
- the rplS gene encoding 50S ribosomal protein L19 produces the protein MLEVIKQIEAEQIRNDLPQFNVGDTVKVHVRIKEGNRERIQVFEGIVLKRQNGGLRETFTVRRVAYGVGVERTFPVNAPIIEKLEVVRRGKVRRARLFYLRNRVGKAAKVKEIL, from the coding sequence ATGTTAGAAGTAATAAAACAAATAGAAGCAGAACAAATAAGAAATGATCTACCACAATTTAATGTAGGAGATACTGTAAAAGTTCATGTAAGAATCAAAGAAGGAAACAGAGAAAGAATTCAAGTATTCGAAGGAATAGTATTGAAGAGACAAAATGGCGGCTTAAGAGAAACTTTCACTGTAAGAAGAGTTGCTTATGGTGTTGGAGTAGAGAGAACTTTTCCTGTTAATGCACCTATAATTGAAAAATTAGAAGTAGTAAGAAGAGGTAAAGTAAGAAGAGCTAGATTATTCTACTTAAGAAACAGAGTTGGTAAGGCAGCAAAAGTAAAGGAAATACTATAA
- the trmD gene encoding tRNA (guanosine(37)-N1)-methyltransferase TrmD, with the protein MAVKIDILTLFPEMFEVFNHSIIGRAIKNNIIDINTFDIRDYTLDKHRKVDDYPYGGGAGMIMAAQPIVDSIKSVKLNNNGKVIFLGPRGKTFNQEMAKELSKEKELIFLCGHYEGIDERAYKYIDMEISLGDFVLTGGEMACIPVVDSICRMIPGVLSNSESCIDESFYSGLLEYPQYTRPENFREEKVPQVLISGHHENIRKWKKAQSLNITRIKRPDLFKKFKLTEEDKKLIEDIKFTENDEV; encoded by the coding sequence ATGGCAGTGAAGATAGACATTTTGACGTTGTTTCCTGAGATGTTTGAAGTATTTAACCACAGTATAATTGGGAGAGCAATAAAAAACAATATTATAGATATAAATACATTTGATATTAGGGATTATACTTTAGATAAGCACAGAAAAGTTGATGATTATCCATATGGTGGCGGTGCTGGTATGATAATGGCAGCACAGCCAATAGTAGATTCTATAAAGTCTGTAAAATTAAATAACAATGGAAAAGTTATATTTTTAGGACCAAGAGGAAAAACTTTTAACCAAGAAATGGCAAAAGAGCTTTCTAAAGAAAAAGAACTTATATTTTTATGTGGGCACTATGAAGGAATAGATGAAAGAGCATATAAGTACATAGATATGGAAATATCACTAGGTGATTTTGTATTAACTGGCGGGGAAATGGCATGTATACCAGTAGTTGATAGTATATGCAGGATGATTCCTGGAGTATTATCTAATAGTGAAAGTTGTATTGATGAATCCTTTTACAGCGGATTATTAGAATATCCACAGTATACGAGGCCTGAAAATTTTAGAGAAGAAAAAGTACCTCAAGTATTAATATCAGGACATCATGAAAACATAAGGAAATGGAAAAAGGCTCAATCATTGAATATAACTAGGATTAAAAGACCTGATTTGTTTAAAAAATTCAAACTTACAGAAGAAGATAAAAAACTTATAGAAGATATTAAGTTTACCGAAAATGATGAGGTTTGA
- the rimM gene encoding ribosome maturation factor RimM (Essential for efficient processing of 16S rRNA), translated as MKKFLAIGQIINTHGINGEVKVYPLTDDIKRFKNLKKVYIDGEENKVVSCKVQPKVVILKIEGIDSIDEAIKYKQKYIEVPREDAVKLQEGSYFIADIIGCDVIDENGIEYGKVADVIQTKNNDVYWIKEGKELLIPALKNIVVNIDVENKKITIKPADTWQ; from the coding sequence ATGAAAAAATTCTTAGCTATTGGGCAGATAATAAATACCCATGGAATTAATGGTGAAGTAAAAGTATATCCTTTAACAGATGACATAAAGAGATTTAAAAATTTAAAGAAAGTATATATAGATGGAGAAGAAAATAAAGTTGTCTCATGCAAAGTTCAACCTAAGGTAGTTATCCTAAAGATTGAAGGTATAGATAGTATTGATGAAGCTATTAAATATAAGCAAAAGTATATTGAAGTTCCAAGAGAAGATGCTGTAAAGCTTCAGGAAGGAAGCTATTTTATTGCAGATATAATAGGCTGTGATGTTATAGATGAAAATGGTATTGAATATGGTAAAGTAGCTGATGTTATACAAACTAAAAATAATGATGTATATTGGATAAAGGAAGGAAAGGAACTTTTGATTCCAGCTTTAAAAAATATTGTGGTTAATATTGATGTAGAAAATAAGAAAATAACAATAAAGCCCGCGGACACATGGCAGTGA
- a CDS encoding KH domain-containing protein, with the protein MKELVEIIAKSLVDNPDMVQVNEIAGEQSIILELKVAPDDMGKVIGKQGRIAKAIRTVVKAAAIKENKRVVVEII; encoded by the coding sequence ATGAAGGAATTAGTTGAAATTATAGCTAAATCATTAGTTGATAACCCAGATATGGTTCAAGTTAATGAAATTGCTGGAGAACAATCAATTATTCTTGAATTGAAAGTTGCTCCAGACGATATGGGAAAAGTAATAGGAAAACAGGGAAGAATAGCAAAAGCTATAAGAACTGTTGTGAAGGCAGCAGCTATAAAAGAAAATAAAAGAGTTGTTGTTGAGATAATATAA
- the rpsP gene encoding 30S ribosomal protein S16, whose amino-acid sequence MAVKIRLKRMGAKKAPFYRIVVADSRSPRDGRFIEEIGYYNPTTEPATIKYDEEKAVKWVENGAQPTEVVKKLFVKTGLSEKLAK is encoded by the coding sequence GTGGCAGTAAAAATAAGATTAAAAAGAATGGGTGCAAAAAAAGCTCCATTTTATAGAATTGTTGTAGCAGATTCAAGATCTCCAAGAGACGGTAGATTTATTGAAGAAATAGGTTACTATAATCCAACAACTGAACCAGCTACTATAAAGTATGATGAAGAAAAAGCTGTTAAATGGGTAGAAAATGGTGCTCAACCAACAGAAGTTGTTAAAAAGCTTTTCGTAAAAACTGGATTAAGCGAAAAACTTGCAAAATAG
- the ffh gene encoding signal recognition particle protein: MAFEGLTSKLQDTLKKLRGKGKLSEKDIKDAMREVKLALLEADVNYKVVKDFIKKVSEKSLGEEVLKSLTPAQQVIKIVNDELKDLMGNTQSDIKYNSSGITIIMLVGLQGAGKTTMCGKLALQLRKSNKRPLLAACDIYRPAAIKQLQVVGKQIDIPVFSMGDKVTPVDISKGALEYAKNNNLNVVIIDTAGRLHIDEDLMNELKDVKQNVNPDEILLVVDSMTGQDAVNVAGSFNEQLDISGVILTKLDGDTRGGAALSIKAMTQKPIKFIGTGEKMNDFEVFHPDRMASRILGMGDVLSFIEKAKQSIDEEEAKKLGTRLMSQEFNLEDFLSSMHQMKKLGPLNKLMEMMPGAASKELKGVDLSSQEKELARMEAIINSMTIKERRNPSIISASMSRKKRIAKGSGTTVQNVNKVLKDFENMKKMMKQMKGMKKSFNKKSLFGNKLPF, encoded by the coding sequence ATGGCTTTTGAGGGATTAACTTCTAAACTTCAAGATACCTTAAAAAAGCTTAGAGGAAAAGGTAAACTTTCAGAAAAAGATATAAAAGATGCTATGCGAGAAGTAAAACTTGCACTTTTAGAAGCGGATGTCAATTATAAAGTAGTAAAGGACTTTATTAAGAAGGTAAGTGAAAAGAGCTTAGGTGAAGAAGTACTTAAAAGTTTGACTCCAGCACAGCAAGTTATAAAGATAGTTAATGATGAACTTAAAGATTTAATGGGAAATACACAAAGTGATATTAAATATAATTCAAGTGGAATTACTATTATAATGTTAGTTGGTCTTCAAGGAGCAGGTAAAACTACTATGTGTGGTAAGTTGGCACTTCAACTTAGAAAGAGCAACAAAAGACCACTTTTAGCTGCTTGTGATATATATAGACCTGCAGCTATAAAACAACTTCAAGTAGTTGGTAAACAAATAGATATACCTGTTTTTTCTATGGGTGATAAAGTTACACCAGTAGATATATCAAAAGGTGCTTTGGAGTATGCAAAAAATAACAACTTAAATGTTGTTATAATAGATACTGCTGGAAGGCTCCATATAGATGAAGATTTAATGAATGAATTAAAAGATGTAAAGCAAAACGTGAATCCAGATGAGATACTCTTAGTAGTTGATTCTATGACAGGTCAAGATGCAGTAAATGTTGCAGGTAGTTTTAATGAACAACTTGACATAAGTGGAGTTATACTTACAAAACTTGATGGTGATACAAGAGGTGGAGCGGCATTATCAATAAAAGCCATGACACAAAAGCCAATTAAGTTTATAGGTACTGGTGAAAAGATGAATGATTTTGAAGTATTCCATCCTGATAGAATGGCTTCAAGGATACTTGGAATGGGAGATGTCTTATCTTTTATTGAAAAAGCAAAACAGTCAATAGATGAAGAAGAAGCTAAAAAATTAGGGACTAGACTAATGAGTCAAGAGTTTAATCTTGAAGACTTTTTAAGTTCTATGCACCAAATGAAAAAACTTGGCCCTTTAAATAAGTTGATGGAAATGATGCCAGGAGCTGCATCAAAGGAACTTAAAGGTGTAGATTTAAGCAGTCAAGAAAAAGAATTGGCTAGAATGGAAGCTATAATAAATTCCATGACAATAAAGGAAAGAAGAAACCCTTCGATTATAAGTGCTTCTATGTCAAGAAAAAAGAGGATAGCAAAAGGATCAGGTACTACAGTTCAAAATGTAAATAAGGTATTAAAAGATTTTGAAAACATGAAGAAGATGATGAAGCAAATGAAGGGTATGAAAAAGTCGTTTAACAAAAAAAGTTTATTTGGTAATAAGCTGCCTTTTTAA
- a CDS encoding putative DNA-binding protein, protein MEERVKISILLDIYEKLLTEKQKSIMDLYYNDDLSLSEISELTNTSRQAVYDIIKRCNKLLIGYENKIGLMDKTLRLMNTKKFLLSEIDKIKCLDEESQAILKNIKQSIIDNF, encoded by the coding sequence ATGGAAGAGAGAGTAAAGATATCTATATTGTTAGATATTTATGAAAAACTTTTAACAGAAAAACAAAAAAGTATAATGGATTTATATTATAATGATGATTTATCATTATCAGAAATTTCGGAGCTAACAAATACTAGCAGACAGGCAGTTTATGATATAATAAAAAGATGTAATAAACTTTTGATTGGATACGAAAATAAAATTGGTCTTATGGATAAAACATTGAGACTTATGAATACTAAAAAGTTTTTACTAAGTGAAATAGATAAAATTAAATGCTTAGATGAAGAGAGTCAGGCAATATTAAAAAATATAAAACAATCTATAATAGATAATTTTTAG
- the ftsY gene encoding signal recognition particle-docking protein FtsY produces the protein MFSKLFDKLKNGLSKTKNNLTERITDILSGAMTIDEELYENLEEILITADIGVETTMEIIDRLKEKIRENRIKDPSLVSSCLKEVIVDIMGNEVSSIEPESVPEVIMVIGVNGVGKTTSIGKMAAKLKKSGHKVIMAAADTFRAAAIDQLEVWSNRAEVDLIKHKEGSDPAAVVFDAIQAAKARKADVLICDTAGRLHNKKNLMDELGKINRVLDREFKEAKKQVLLVLDATTGQNAVNQAKQFQEVCPIDGIILTKLDGTAKGGIVISIKNTLNIPVKLIGVGEGIDDLQEFNAEEFAEALF, from the coding sequence ATGTTTAGTAAACTTTTTGATAAACTAAAGAATGGTTTAAGCAAAACTAAAAATAATTTAACTGAGAGAATAACTGATATTTTAAGCGGTGCAATGACCATAGATGAAGAATTATATGAAAACTTGGAGGAAATTTTAATAACTGCTGATATTGGTGTAGAGACTACTATGGAAATAATAGATAGGCTTAAAGAAAAAATAAGAGAAAATAGGATAAAAGATCCATCACTAGTAAGTTCATGTCTTAAAGAAGTTATTGTAGATATAATGGGAAATGAAGTTTCATCCATAGAGCCTGAAAGTGTGCCTGAAGTAATTATGGTAATAGGAGTAAACGGAGTTGGAAAGACAACTTCAATAGGCAAGATGGCTGCAAAACTCAAGAAAAGTGGTCATAAGGTAATAATGGCTGCTGCAGATACTTTTAGAGCTGCAGCAATAGATCAATTAGAAGTTTGGAGTAATAGGGCAGAAGTTGATCTTATAAAACATAAGGAAGGGTCAGATCCTGCAGCTGTGGTTTTTGATGCAATACAAGCAGCTAAAGCAAGAAAAGCTGATGTCCTTATATGTGATACTGCTGGAAGACTTCATAATAAGAAAAATTTAATGGATGAATTAGGTAAAATAAATAGAGTTTTAGATAGAGAGTTTAAGGAAGCTAAAAAACAAGTTTTATTAGTTTTAGATGCTACTACAGGTCAAAATGCTGTAAACCAAGCAAAACAATTTCAAGAAGTGTGTCCTATAGATGGTATAATACTCACCAAGTTAGATGGGACAGCTAAAGGCGGCATTGTTATATCTATAAAGAATACTTTAAATATTCCCGTTAAACTTATAGGAGTTGGAGAAGGTATAGATGACCTTCAGGAATTTAATGCTGAGGAGTTTGCAGAAGCACTTTTCTAA
- the smc gene encoding chromosome segregation protein SMC: MFLKCIEIRGFKSFADKTELTLKKGITGIVGPNGSGKSNIADAVRWVLGEQSIKNLRGGKMEDVIFAGTQFRKAVGLSQVSLTLDNEDKKLPIDYTDVTISRRLYRSGESEYYINNTQCRLKDIQQLFMDTGIGKEGYSIIGQGKIDAILSGKPEDRRGILEEAAGIVKFRWRKDEAQKKLENTDANLIRIDDILRTYNERLEPLRLENEKAKKFISISGELKGKEINIIIHFIETIQVQVDELQKNSKGVNCDIEKLNLDYENIKEHILKNNKLIGELSLKDEGYKKQYYDSKSKKQNLESEINLFNERLKNAHSSVESYSNEVKTAESKIIDLVKSRYADNKTLNGLMEKQRMLRENADNFQKYISELDASIYDKSNLVKNLKDDQIEYVTTVSNVKNDLVIMNNSVKELKEKIINIETQCKGYSNSIDMNSNTKNALFKNLHDMKNKISEVNDKIQENKKSMLKLNKLVVYGENELKDLNTRKTKLEANYTMLSNLEKQHEGYTRSVKMLMNDIAKGKLNVNKDDCFVLGDIFKVKKELEIAIEIALGFTISQVITLDENIARRLIRYLKDNNMGRATFLPLSTIRGKKINDVRAIKKIDGYIGIASDLIEYNPIFKCAVEHVLGRTIICDNMDNAIKIAKQSNYSFRIVTLDGQVVNSGGSLTGGSLQHKSTSIIGRKRQIHDTKLEMDKCIQKIEALDKEMESNKLKFKKLDDENLDLKDEIYNQNLEAAKTEQKINTIDDEHKKLEESVRVCTTEIKMLNSKLEETLKNLKLKEDELKVISNKQLENNKFIIETEKKLEDKNKQIGINREKLTNFKVEKAQIDESVLNKKSKLENIKIDIDEMNKKKLDLNNQVEQLKNMIKEYECKIKHNEDEIIRIDKHIVELDEKSKNASADLINIRQDVEKYSQRLNDITSIINQNQKELHKTEISITRFNTEKKALNTKLNEELEVTFEEAVKYKKDIPDLESYKEDIVSLKNRISDLGVVNLGSIEEYKTLVEKVDFMSSQRDDLIRSKEELISLINEMTENMRELFAKNFKEIRKNFNEIFNELFKGGNADLILSDGDELTGNIEIKVQPAGKRLQNINLMSGGEKGLSAIALLFAILKMKPTPFCILDEIEAALDDANVARYAEFLKKFSDGIQFIVITHRKGTMEAADVLYGVTMEEKGVSKIVSVDLKEEVS, from the coding sequence ATGTTTTTAAAGTGTATTGAAATAAGAGGATTTAAATCTTTTGCAGATAAAACTGAATTAACTTTAAAAAAAGGCATTACGGGAATTGTCGGTCCAAATGGAAGTGGAAAAAGTAATATTGCAGATGCTGTAAGATGGGTACTTGGTGAACAAAGCATAAAAAACTTAAGGGGAGGCAAAATGGAAGATGTAATTTTTGCTGGAACCCAATTTAGAAAAGCGGTAGGACTTAGCCAAGTATCTCTTACATTAGATAATGAGGATAAAAAGCTGCCTATTGATTATACAGATGTAACTATATCGAGAAGATTATATCGTTCTGGGGAAAGTGAATATTATATAAATAATACTCAATGCAGACTTAAAGATATTCAACAACTTTTTATGGATACAGGTATAGGTAAAGAAGGCTATTCTATAATAGGACAAGGTAAGATAGATGCAATCCTAAGCGGTAAACCTGAAGATAGAAGAGGGATCTTAGAAGAAGCAGCAGGGATAGTAAAATTTAGATGGAGAAAAGATGAAGCACAAAAAAAATTAGAAAATACAGATGCAAATTTAATTAGAATAGATGACATCTTAAGGACATACAATGAGAGATTAGAACCATTAAGACTTGAAAATGAAAAGGCAAAAAAGTTTATAAGTATATCAGGAGAACTTAAGGGTAAGGAAATAAATATAATTATCCACTTTATTGAAACAATTCAAGTGCAAGTTGATGAGCTCCAAAAAAATTCAAAAGGTGTAAATTGTGATATTGAAAAATTGAATTTAGATTATGAGAACATCAAAGAGCACATACTTAAGAATAATAAGTTAATTGGTGAATTGAGTTTGAAAGATGAAGGTTATAAGAAACAATACTATGATAGCAAGTCTAAAAAGCAAAATTTAGAATCAGAAATTAATTTGTTCAATGAAAGACTAAAAAATGCTCATTCTTCTGTGGAAAGTTATTCAAATGAAGTTAAAACTGCAGAATCAAAGATTATAGATTTGGTTAAAAGTAGATATGCTGACAATAAAACTTTAAATGGCTTAATGGAAAAACAAAGAATGTTAAGGGAAAATGCTGATAATTTTCAAAAATACATAAGTGAATTAGATGCTTCAATATATGATAAAAGTAACTTAGTTAAAAATTTAAAAGATGATCAAATAGAATATGTAACAACTGTATCAAATGTTAAAAATGATTTAGTTATAATGAATAATAGTGTAAAAGAATTAAAAGAAAAGATAATCAACATAGAAACGCAGTGTAAGGGTTACTCTAATTCTATTGATATGAATTCAAATACTAAAAATGCTTTATTTAAAAATCTTCATGATATGAAAAATAAAATATCTGAAGTAAATGACAAGATTCAAGAAAATAAAAAGAGCATGCTTAAGTTGAATAAACTAGTTGTATACGGCGAAAATGAACTTAAAGACTTAAATACTCGCAAAACTAAATTAGAAGCTAATTATACTATGCTAAGTAATCTTGAAAAACAACATGAAGGTTATACAAGATCAGTTAAAATGTTGATGAATGATATAGCTAAAGGCAAATTAAATGTAAATAAAGATGATTGTTTTGTATTGGGTGATATCTTCAAAGTAAAAAAGGAACTTGAAATTGCAATAGAAATAGCCTTGGGATTTACAATTTCACAAGTAATAACATTGGATGAAAACATTGCAAGAAGACTTATAAGATATCTAAAAGATAACAATATGGGAAGAGCTACATTTCTTCCTCTAAGCACAATTAGAGGTAAAAAAATAAATGATGTCAGGGCTATAAAAAAGATAGATGGTTACATAGGAATAGCAAGTGATCTTATAGAATATAATCCGATTTTTAAGTGTGCTGTTGAACATGTTCTTGGCAGAACTATCATATGTGACAATATGGATAATGCCATTAAAATAGCTAAACAAAGTAATTATTCTTTTAGAATAGTTACCCTTGATGGACAAGTAGTTAACTCTGGTGGATCCCTTACTGGCGGAAGTTTACAACATAAAAGTACAAGTATAATAGGAAGGAAGAGGCAAATACATGATACCAAATTAGAAATGGATAAATGTATTCAAAAAATTGAAGCTTTAGATAAAGAGATGGAATCTAATAAATTAAAGTTTAAAAAGTTAGATGATGAAAATCTAGATTTAAAGGATGAAATTTATAACCAAAATCTTGAAGCTGCGAAGACAGAGCAAAAAATAAATACAATTGATGATGAACATAAAAAGTTAGAAGAAAGTGTAAGAGTATGTACAACTGAAATAAAGATGTTGAATTCAAAGTTAGAAGAAACTTTGAAAAATTTAAAATTAAAAGAAGATGAACTAAAAGTTATATCTAATAAGCAGCTTGAAAATAATAAATTTATAATTGAAACTGAAAAGAAACTTGAGGATAAAAATAAGCAAATAGGTATTAATAGAGAAAAGCTTACTAATTTTAAAGTTGAAAAAGCACAAATTGATGAAAGTGTTTTAAACAAGAAGTCTAAACTTGAAAATATCAAGATAGATATTGATGAAATGAATAAAAAGAAATTAGATTTAAATAATCAAGTTGAACAACTTAAAAATATGATAAAAGAATATGAGTGCAAAATAAAACATAATGAAGATGAAATTATTAGAATAGATAAGCATATAGTTGAACTTGATGAGAAGAGTAAAAATGCAAGTGCTGACTTGATAAATATTAGACAAGACGTTGAAAAGTATAGTCAAAGGCTGAATGATATCACATCTATCATAAACCAAAATCAAAAAGAATTACATAAGACGGAGATATCGATAACAAGGTTTAATACAGAAAAGAAAGCTTTGAATACAAAATTAAATGAAGAGTTAGAAGTTACTTTTGAAGAAGCAGTTAAATACAAAAAGGATATACCAGACTTAGAGTCCTATAAAGAAGATATAGTAAGTTTAAAAAACAGAATTTCAGATCTTGGTGTTGTAAATTTAGGGTCAATAGAGGAATATAAAACTTTAGTTGAAAAGGTTGACTTTATGAGTTCACAAAGAGATGATTTGATAAGATCAAAAGAAGAGCTTATAAGTCTCATAAATGAAATGACGGAAAATATGAGAGAATTATTTGCAAAAAATTTTAAAGAAATTAGAAAGAACTTTAATGAAATTTTCAATGAACTCTTCAAAGGAGGAAATGCTGATTTAATTTTATCAGATGGTGATGAACTTACAGGAAATATAGAAATTAAAGTGCAGCCAGCTGGAAAAAGACTGCAAAACATTAACCTTATGTCTGGTGGAGAAAAGGGATTGTCTGCTATAGCATTACTCTTTGCTATATTAAAGATGAAGCCTACACCATTTTGTATACTAGATGAAATAGAAGCTGCACTTGACGATGCAAATGTAGCTAGATATGCTGAGTTCTTGAAAAAATTTTCTGATGGTATACAATTTATAGTGATAACTCATAGAAAAGGGACTATGGAAGCAGCTGATGTTTTGTATGGTGTTACTATGGAAGAAAAAGGAGTATCAAAAATAGTGTCTGTAGATTTAAAAGAGGAAGTTTCATAA
- a CDS encoding stage V sporulation protein S, translated as MEVLKVSAKSQPKSVAGALAAVLRGNISAEVQAVGAGAVNQAVKAIAITRGFVAPNGIDLVVVPAFSEISIDGEERTAIKFIVEPR; from the coding sequence ATGGAAGTATTAAAGGTATCAGCTAAATCACAGCCCAAATCTGTAGCAGGAGCATTAGCAGCAGTGCTTAGAGGTAATATTTCAGCAGAGGTTCAAGCAGTTGGAGCAGGAGCAGTCAATCAAGCAGTAAAAGCTATTGCAATTACGAGGGGATTTGTAGCCCCTAATGGTATCGATTTAGTGGTGGTCCCCGCTTTTTCTGAAATAAGCATAGATGGCGAGGAGAGAACTGCCATAAAGTTTATTGTGGAACCAAGATAA
- a CDS encoding radical SAM protein, translated as MSKNHYIIPIFVPHEGCPHNCVFCNQNTITGSVQKVDASFTINTIEEYLKTMDKDNSTIEVSFFGGTFTAIDIKKQNELLEVAKYYKDNGYIDYIHLSTRPDYIDDNILENLKKYSVDIIELGVQSLDECVLKKSGRGHSADDVKRASELIRKYGFCLGHQMMVGLPGDSFEKDIESVKKSIAMKPNIYRIYPALVIKNTPMEKMYNQNIYKPYELYEAVHICKILYVMLLANTINVIRIGLQPTAEINEGGELAAGPFHPAFRELVEGSIYNECMLDEILKSKSKNVVVQINSRDISKLYADKKKFFNDTIKQMKTKNIKIVQDDSVICGDLIFDNSEECKKISVYKYIIEKYKEGNTSIL; from the coding sequence ATGAGTAAGAATCATTATATAATACCTATTTTTGTACCTCATGAAGGATGCCCTCATAACTGTGTATTTTGTAATCAAAACACAATTACAGGAAGTGTACAAAAAGTAGATGCAAGTTTTACAATTAATACCATAGAGGAATACCTTAAAACTATGGATAAAGATAATTCCACAATTGAAGTATCATTTTTTGGTGGAACCTTTACTGCTATAGATATAAAAAAGCAAAATGAGCTTTTGGAAGTTGCTAAATACTATAAGGATAATGGTTATATAGATTATATACATCTTTCAACTAGACCAGATTATATTGATGACAATATACTTGAAAATTTAAAGAAGTACTCTGTTGATATAATAGAATTAGGTGTTCAATCTTTAGATGAATGTGTACTTAAAAAATCAGGAAGAGGTCATTCAGCAGATGATGTAAAAAGGGCATCTGAGCTTATAAGAAAATATGGATTTTGTTTAGGACATCAGATGATGGTTGGACTTCCTGGAGATAGTTTTGAAAAAGATATCGAAAGTGTAAAAAAATCTATAGCTATGAAACCTAATATATATAGAATATATCCAGCTTTAGTTATAAAAAATACTCCCATGGAAAAAATGTATAATCAAAATATATATAAGCCGTATGAATTGTATGAAGCAGTTCATATATGTAAGATTTTATATGTAATGCTCCTTGCAAATACTATAAATGTAATAAGAATAGGACTTCAGCCAACTGCGGAAATAAATGAAGGTGGAGAACTTGCAGCAGGTCCATTTCACCCTGCTTTTAGGGAATTAGTTGAAGGAAGCATATATAATGAATGTATGCTTGATGAAATCCTCAAATCTAAATCCAAAAATGTAGTTGTGCAGATAAATAGTAGAGATATATCAAAATTATATGCTGATAAGAAAAAGTTTTTTAATGACACTATAAAACAAATGAAAACAAAAAATATTAAGATTGTACAGGATGATTCTGTAATATGCGGCGACTTGATTTTTGATAATAGTGAGGAATGTAAAAAAATATCAGTATATAAATATATTATAGAAAAGTACAAAGAAGGAAATACAAGTATTTTATAG